A window of Lytechinus pictus isolate F3 Inbred chromosome 7, Lp3.0, whole genome shotgun sequence contains these coding sequences:
- the LOC129264734 gene encoding signal recognition particle subunit SRP54, with product MVLADLGRKITSALKSLSNATIIDEDVLNSMLNEVCRALLEADVNIRLVKALKENVKSVIDFDEMAAGLNKRKMIQTAVFKELVKLVDPGVKVWTPTKAKPNIIMFVGLQGSGKTTTCTKLAYYYQKKGWKVALICADTFRAGAFDQLKQNATKARIPFYGSYTEVDPVIIAADGVEKFKKENFEIIIVDTSGRHKQEDSLFEEMLQVSNVTSPDNIIFVMDASIGQACESQAKAFKEKVDVASVIITKLDGHAKGGGALSAVAATKSPVIFIGTGEHIDDFEPFKTKPFISKLLGMGDIEGLIDKVSELNLDDNEELINKLKHGEFTLRDMYEQFQNIMKMGPFGQIMGMIPGFSSDFMTKGNEQESMQRLKKLMTMMDSMNDEELDSREGAKVFMRCPGRVQRVARGAGVSVREVQELLQQYQKFAQMVKKMGGIKGLFKGGDMSKNVNPAQMAKINQSIARAMDPRVLQQLGGMNGLQNMMRQFQQGAGNMGGMGGLGNMMGGGK from the exons ATGGTTTTAGCCGATCTTGGAAGGAAAATCACCTCAGCTTTAAAATCATTGAGTAATGCAACTATCATTGATGAAGAT GTACTTAACTCTATGCTCAATGAAGTGTGCAGGGCTCTTCTTGAGGCAGATGTCAATATCAGACTTGTCAAAGCTCTCAAAGAAAATGTCAAATCTgtcattgattttgatgaaatggcAGCTGGTCTCAACAAACGTAAGATGATCCAGACTGCAGTCTTCAAGGAACTTGTAAAG ctTGTGGATCCTGGAGTTAAGGTTTGGACTCCAACAAAAGCGAAACCTAACATCATCATGTTTGTGGGACTACAAGGAAGTGGTAAAACAACAACTTGCACAAAG CTTGCCTATTACTATCAGAAGAAAGGATGGAAAGTTGCTCTTATCTGTGCAGATACATTCCGAGCAG GTGCCTTTGATCAATTAAAACAGAATGCAACAAAAGCCAGGATACCTTTCTATGGCAG CTACACAGAAGTTGATCCTGTGATTATAGCTGCTGATGGAGTAGAGAAGTTTAAGAAGGAAAACTTTGAGATCATCATTGTTGATACTAGCGGAAGACACAAACAAGAGGATTCACTCTTTGAAGAAATGTTGCAGGTCTCAAATGTTACG AGTCCTGATAACATCATCTTCGTCATGGATGCTTCTATTGGTCAAGCCTGCGAGAGTCAAGCCAAAGCATTCAAGGAGAAAGTGGACGTTGCATCGGTCATCATCACAAAGTTAGACGGACATGCAAAAGGAGGAGGTGCCCTCAGTGC TGTTGCTGCAACAAAGAGTCCTGTTATCTTCATAGGAACTGGAGAACATATAGATGATTTTGAACCTTTTAAGACCAAGCCCTTCATCAGCAAGCTGTTAG GTATGGGTGATATTGAAGGTTTGATAGACAAGGTGAGTGAACTCAATCTGGATGACAATGAAGAACTCATCAACAAACTCAAACATG GTGAATTCACATTACGAGACATGTATGAACAATTCCAGAATATCATGAAAATGGGACCTTTTGGACAAATAATG GGTATGATTCCTGGATTCAGCAGTGATTTCATGACAAAGGGCAATGAGCAAGAATCAATGCAGAGACTCAAGAAACTCATGACCATGATGGATAGTATGAATGATGAAG AGCTTGATAGCAGGGAAGGTGCTAAAGTGTTTATGAGATGTCCAGGCAGAGTACAGAGAGTTGCCAGAGGAGCTGGGGTCTCGGTCAGGGAGGTCCAGGAACTACTTCAACAGTACCAGAAGTTTGCTCAGATGGTCAAGAAGATGGGAGGCATCAAGGGACTATTCAAAG GTGGTGACATGTCAAAGAATGTGAACCCAGCTCAGATGGCTaagatcaatcaatcaatagcAAGGGCTATGGATCCTAGGGTACTTCAACAACTTG GTGGTATGAATGGTCTACAGAACATGATGAGGCAATTCCAGCAAGGAGCAGGCAATATGGGCGGCATGGGAGGTCTAGGCAATATGATGGGAGGCGGTAAATAG